From the Excalfactoria chinensis isolate bCotChi1 chromosome 1, bCotChi1.hap2, whole genome shotgun sequence genome, one window contains:
- the LOC140254643 gene encoding hemoglobin subunit beta-like, producing MVHWSAEEKQLITSLWAKVNVAECGGEALARLLIVYPWTQRFFASFGNLSSPTAILGNPMVRAHGKKVLTSFGEAVKNLDNIKKSFAQLSKLHCDKLHVDPENFRLLGDILIVVLASHFSKDFTSASQAAWQKMVRVVAHALAHEYH from the exons ATGGTGCACTGGTCTGCTGAGGAGAAGCAGCTCATCACCAGCCTCTGGGCCAAGGTCAATGTGGCCGAATGCGGGGGTGAAGCCCTGGCCAG GCTGCTGATCGTCTACCCCTGGACCCAGAGGTTCTTTGCGTCCTTTGGGAACCTTTCCAGCCCCACCGCCATCCTTGGCAACCCCATGGTCCGCGCCCACGGCAAGAAAGTGCTCACCTCCTTTGGGGAGGCTGTGAAGAACCTGGACAACATCAAGAAGAGCTTTGCCCAGCTGAGCAAACTGCACTGTGACAAGCTGCACGTGGACCCTGAGAACTTCAGG CTCCTGGGGGACATCCTGATCGTTGTCCTGGCCTCCCACTTCAGCAAGGACTTCACTTCTGCCAGCCAGGCTGCCTGGCAGAAGATGGTGCGTGTGGTGGCCCACGCGTTGGCCCACGAGTACCACTGA
- the LOC140254648 gene encoding LOW QUALITY PROTEIN: hemoglobin subunit rho-like (The sequence of the model RefSeq protein was modified relative to this genomic sequence to represent the inferred CDS: inserted 1 base in 1 codon; substituted 1 base at 1 genomic stop codon), which produces MTPRRGVGRSCQLWIKAPXGLQLSSKLXVLPQPHANPTATMVHWSAEEKQLITSIWSKVNVEECGAEALARLLIVYPWTQRFFDNFGNLSSPTAIIGNPKVRAHGKKVLSSFGEAVKNLDNIKNTYAKLSELHCEKLHVDPENFKLLGNILIIVLAAHFSKDFTPTCQAVWQKLVSVVAHALAYKYH; this is translated from the exons ATGACCCCACGGCGTGGGGTGGGGaggagctgccagctgtggaTAAAAGCCC GGggtctgcagctcagctccaagCTCTGAGTGCTCCCACAGCCACACGCCAACCCCACCGCCACCATGGTGCACTGGTCCGCCGAGGAGAAGCAGCTCATCACCAGCATCTGGAGCAAAGTCAACGTGGAGGAATGCGGTGCTGAAGCGCTGGCCAG GCTGTTGATCGTCTACCCCTGGACCCAGAGGTTCTTTGATAACTTCGGGAACCtctccagccccactgccatCATTGGTAACCCCAAGGTCCGTGCTCATGGCAAGAAAGTGCTGAGCTCCTTTGGGGAAGCCGTGAAGAACCTGGACAACATCAAGAACACCTACGCCAAGCTGTCGGAGCTGCACTGCGAGAAGCTGCACGTGGACCCCGAGAACTTCAAG ctcctggggaaCATCCTCATCATCGTGCTGGCCGCTCACTTCTCCAAGGACTTCACCCCGACCTGCCAGGCTGTCTGGCAGAAGCTGGTCAGCGTGGTGGCCCATGCCCTGGCCTACAAGTACCACTGA
- the LOC140247416 gene encoding LOW QUALITY PROTEIN: hemoglobin subunit epsilon-like (The sequence of the model RefSeq protein was modified relative to this genomic sequence to represent the inferred CDS: inserted 1 base in 1 codon; substituted 1 base at 1 genomic stop codon) codes for MTPRRGVGRSCQLWIKAPXGLQLSSKLXVLPQPHANPTATMVHWSAEEKQLITSIWSKVNVEECGAEALARLLIVYPWTQRFFASFGNLSSPTAIMGNPRVRAHGKKVLSSFGEAVKNLDNIKNTYARLSELHCDKLHVDPENFRLLGDILIIVLASHFARDFTPACQFAWQKLVNVVAHALGRKYH; via the exons ATGACCCCACGGCGTGGGGTGGGGaggagctgccagctgtggaTAAAAGCCC GGggtctgcagctcagctccaagCTCTGAGTGCTCCCACAGCCACACGccaaccccactgccaccaTGGTGCACTGGTCCGCCGAGGAGAAGCAGCTCATCACCAGCATCTGGAGCAAAGTCAACGTGGAGGAATGCGGTGCCGAAGCACTGGCCAG GCTGCTGATCGTCTACCCCTGGACCCAGAGGTTCTTTGCGTCCTTTGGGAACCtctccagccccactgccatCATGGGCAACCCAAGAGTACGTGCTCATGGTAAGAAAGTGCTGAGCTCCTTTGGGGAAGCCGTGAAGAACCTGGACAACATCAAGAACACCTACGCCAGGCTGTCGGAGCTGCACTGCGACAAGTTGCATGTGGACCCCGAGAACTTCAGG ctccttgggGACATCCTGATCATCGTCCTGGCCTCCCACTTTGCCAGGGATTTCACTCCTGCCTGCCAGTTTGCCTGGCAGAAGCTGGTCAATGTCGTGGCTCATGCTCTGGGCCGCAAGTaccactga
- the LOC140247417 gene encoding hemoglobin subunit beta, translating to MVHWSAEEKQLITGLWAKVNVAECGGEALARLLIVYPWTQRFFASFGNLSSATAISGNPMVRAHGKKVLTSFGDAVKNLDNIKNTFSQLSELHCDKLHVDPENFRLLGDILIIVLAAHFAKDFTPECQAAWQKLVRVVAHALARKYH from the exons ATGGTGCACTGGTCTGCTGAGGAGAAGCAGCTCATCACCGGCCTCTGGGCCAAGGTCAATGTGGCCGAATGCGGGGGTGAAGCCCTGGCCAG GCTGCTGATTGTCTACCCCTGGACCCAGAGGTTCTTTGCGTCCTTTGGGAACCTTTCCAGTGCCACTGCCATCTCTGGCAACCCCATGGTCCGCGCCCATGGCAAGAAAGTGCTCACCTCCTTTGGGGATGCCGTGAAGAACCTGGACAACATCAAGAACACCTTCTCCCAACTGTCCGAGCTGCACTGTGACAAGCTGCATGTGGACCCCGAGAACTTCAGG CTCCTGGGTGACATCCTCATCATTGTCCTGGCCGCCCACTTCGCCAAGGATTTCACTCCTGAATGCCAGGCTGCTTGGCAGAAGCTGGTCCGCGTGGTGGCTCACGCCCTGGCTCGCAAGTACCACTAA